The bacterium genome contains the following window.
CGGGGGTGGGCCAAGTCAATCCGCTTTGATGTTCCGGCTCGTGATCAGTTTCTGCCAGCGCGCGTATTCCGACGCCTGGAAGGCCGCGAACTGCTCGGGCGTGTTGAGCACCACCTCGAAGCCCAGCTCCAGCAGCTTCGGCGTCACGGCGGGGTCGTTGATGCTCGCG
Protein-coding sequences here:
- a CDS encoding tripartite tricarboxylate transporter substrate-binding protein — its product is ASINDPAVTPKLLELGFEVVLNTPEQFAAFQASEYARWQKLITSRNIKAD